TTCTTCAGTTTTAGTCCCACACAAACCTAATACAAGTGACACTTCGACACGTCACACATTATCACCATGGTCAGGTCATTGAGTTTTCATACCTAGATCATCTAAGTTCAAAATTTCTCGAATGTAATGCTACGATTGAGAAGAAACAGACACATGAGTCGCATGACTGAACTGTGAAATTCTACCTCAAAATGAATTATAACATCAACAACTAAACACATTAAATCTGTAAAAAAAAAGGATAACGAGGGgataaaaatagaaagaaaatctgttgagcaaaaaaaaaaaaagacaaggtgAGATTCACCTCAACATCTCAACTATTCATTCTAAACAATGGAAACCTTAGCTCCGGCTTCTTCAAGCTGTTTTTTAGCATCGTCAGCTTCTTCTTTTGACACGGCTTCTTTGAATTTCTTAGGAAGTCCTTCAATCAATTCCTTAGCTTCTTTCAATGCCAAACTTGTTAATGCTCTAACAGCTTTAATTGTAGAAATCCTTGCACTACTTGGAACTTCGTCAATAACCACATCAAACTCAGTTTTCTCCTCAACAACAGCTGGTGCCTCAGCTCCAGCTCCAGGAGCTACGGCGACGGCAGCAGGAGCAAATGCAGCTGCAGAAACACCAAGTTCCTCTTGTAACCAATCTACAAGTCCGCGAGCTTCTTCTAAGGTCAGGTTTTTGAGTTCAGTCCCTATCTTTTCAATCTTCTCTGAGGCCACAGCATTGATTGGTGGTAGAAATGTGGCTTTCCGGGACAATTTGGAGTTTCGGGAAGGGAAATCTGGTGTTTGTTGGGGAAACGTCGAAGATGAGGATGTAGGAAAAGCAGAGGTTAGTGCAGGAGTGCGAAGAGTGATAGCCGAAAGAGTGGAAGCCATTTTTACTGAGCCTTGAAaggtcgagagagagagagagagagagagagcaagaAGGAATGGAAGAGGAATGGATAGGATGAGGTTGTTATATTGGGAGGGACTTGGGAGCGTAATGGGCTAAAACAGATAAACCCGAGGCTAGTTTTGTTGACCTTCGTGCCAATTGGGTAACATTCACCCACTGACCATAATTGTCAAAGAACAAT
This genomic stretch from Papaver somniferum cultivar HN1 chromosome 5, ASM357369v1, whole genome shotgun sequence harbors:
- the LOC113282422 gene encoding 50S ribosomal protein L12, chloroplastic-like, with the protein product MASTLSAITLRTPALTSAFPTSSSSTFPQQTPDFPSRNSKLSRKATFLPPINAVASEKIEKIGTELKNLTLEEARGLVDWLQEELGVSAAAFAPAAVAVAPGAGAEAPAVVEEKTEFDVVIDEVPSSARISTIKAVRALTSLALKEAKELIEGLPKKFKEAVSKEEADDAKKQLEEAGAKVSIV